The following are encoded together in the Gadus chalcogrammus isolate NIFS_2021 chromosome 2, NIFS_Gcha_1.0, whole genome shotgun sequence genome:
- the cmc4 gene encoding cx9C motif-containing protein 4, which translates to MPPKDPCQKQACAIQTCLQANKYVESMCEDVLREMRRCCQSLSADRVSVCCSGFSRDQNTTKNQTTTL; encoded by the exons ATGCCACCGAAAGACCCGTGTCAAAAGCAAGCATGTGCAATTCAAACGTGTTTGCAAG CAAACAAATATGTCGAAAGTATGTGTGAGGATGTGCTAAGGGAAATGCGACGATGCTGCCAGAGTCTGTCTGCCGACCGTGTGTCCGTTTGTTGCAGCGGGTTTTCAAGAGACCAGAATACTACAAAGAATCAAACGACTACTTTATAA